ATGGCCGACCTGCTGGAAGGCCCGGTCTACACCAAGCCCGCCGAATGGCGCGGCCGCGAGGTACCCGAGGTGCTGCTCAGCGGCCACCACGGCAAGATCGCACGCTGGCGCAGGGAACAGGCCTTCGCCCGCACCCTCGCCAACCGGCCGGACCTCGTCTCCCGCTGGCAGCTCGGTGCCTTCGACAAGAAGGAACGGGAGGCGCTCAGCATCCTCGGCCTGGCCTGGGACGAGAGCCTCGGCCGATTTCGGCCGGCAGTGGATGATGTGGAACAATAGGCGACTGCTGTCTGTCGCTGGACGTCCTTCCGAGGTCGTCACGTGGACCGGCCGGCCCGCCACAGGGGGTTCGCCGTCAGCCGATGCGGCCCGCAGCAACCATCATTCTCACGAACTTCCGTAGGCGGCCTGTGGCGTCTGCGATGGAGAGCACCATGAGCAACAAGCTCGCTGCTGTCGACGCGGCCTCGCTGCGCACCGACGTCCCGTCCTTCCGCCCGGGTGACACCCTCAAGGTGCACGTCCGCGTCATCGAAGGCAACCGCTCCCGCGTCCAGGTCTTCCAGGGCGTCGTCATCCGTCGCCACGGCGCCGGCATCGGTGAGACCTTCACCGTCCGCAAGGTCAGCTTCAACGTCGGCGTGGAGCGCACCTTCCCGGTGCACACCCCGATCGTCGAGAAGATCGAGGTCGTGACCCGCGGTGCCGTCCGCCGCGCCAAGCTGTACTACCTCCGTGAGCTCCGCGGCAAGGCCGCGAAGATCAAGGAGAAGCGCGACAAGTAAGCATCGGCCCCGGCCTTGGCCGGGGTGCGACTGCTTACGGTCGATGGGACTTGAGCCCTTGGACACCTTGAGGCCTGGACCTCAGGGGCTTGGGGATAAGCTCTGCCCGATGACCACGCACGAACCTGCCGCGGACCGCGTCGGAAGAACCGCCCCCAAGGGTGCGGACTCGCCGGCGCGGTCCGTCGTCGTTCCTGTCGGTGCTGCGGGCGGGGCGGGCGCGGCGTTGACGGACCCTGCTGCTGCTCAGACGGCTGAGGGTGTCGACGGTGCGGGGGCTGCTGAGGGCCCCGGGCTGGTTGAGGGTGCCGACGGCGTCGGGACGGTTGCAGTCCCGCCCGGTGACGGCGCCCAAGGCGGCTCTCGTGGGGGATGGGGACGCGACCTCCTGTTGGTGGGGGCTGTCTGCCTGCTCGTGCTGCTCATCGCGAATGCCTTCGTGGCGCGACCTTTCGCTGTTCCGTCGGGCTCCATGGAGAACACCCTTCGCCCTGGGGACAGGCTGGTGGTCAATGAGCTCGCCTACGCCTTCGGTGGGCACGTTCGACGCGGCGACGTCGTGGTGTTCGACGGGACCGGTTCGTTTCTTCCCTACGCTGCTGACCCCTCCGCCGCTCGAAAGCTGTTGAACCGAGTCGGGCTCTCCTCGGCCGGTGATTCGGTCTTCGTGAAGCGGGTTGTCGGGATCGCGGGTGACAGGGTGACCTGCTGCGGTACGGACGGCAGGATCCGCGTCAATGGCGAGCCTCTCGACGAAGCCGGCTATCTGGCTCCTGGCGACTCGCCGTCCGAGGTGCCGTTCGACGTCCTGGTGCCGGCTGGCCGGCTCTGGCTCATGGGGGATCACCGGAGCGATTCCAGTGACTCGCGCGACCACCTGGGGCAGCCGGGTGGCGGTTTCGTGCCCGAGTCGCGGGTGATCGGCCGGGCCGAGTGGGTGGTGTTCCCGTTCGGTCGGTGGACCTCCCTGACCCGGCCGGGAGCCTTTGCCGCGATTGGGGGGACTGGTAGCCATGGGGACCAGGGGTAAGGGACGGCCGGTGACGGCTGCACCCTCGTCGGGAACGGGCGCTCCGGACTTCTCGGAGGCCGGGGAAGGCGCAGGGGCCGAGCGAGCGGGCCGCCGGCTCTCGGGTGTTACCCGCGGTCGTGCCGAGCGCCGTAGGACAGCCCAGCGTGCGGCTCGCCGCCGCCGCCGGTCGCTCTTCCGCGAGCTGCCGTTGGTCGTGATCGTGGCACTGGTGATCGCGCTGGTGCTCAAGACGTTCTTCGTCCAGGTCTTCGTCATCCCTTCGGGCTCGATGGAGCAGACGATTCAGATCGGCGACCGCGTGCTGGTCGACAAGCTGACCCCGTGGTTCGGCAATCAGCCGAGCCGCGGAGAGGTCGTGGTCTTCCGGGATCCAGGTGGCTGGCTGGAGAACGACCGCACGGTGTCGAACGACGGGCCGGTTCTCCACCGGGTGAAGCAGGTCTTCTCCTCCGTGGGGCTGTTGCCCTCCGACAATGAGCACGACCTGATCAAGCGGGTCATCGGGGTTGGCGGGGACACCGTCGAATGCTGTGACGCGAAGGGTCGGCTGAGTGTCAACGGCGCCCCCGTCGACGAGGCCTACCTGGCGCCCGGCAACGTCCCGTCGCGGCAGGCGTTCAAGATCACTGTGCCTGCGGGGCGCCTCTGGGTCATGGGCGATCACCGCGATCTTTCGGCTGACTCCCGGTCGCACATGGCGAATCCCGGGGGAGGCACCATTCCTGTGGGGAACGTCGTCGGCCGCGCCGTCGTTATCGCATGGCCGCTCCCGAGACTCGGTCGGCTCGATGTGCCGGGTTCGCTCTCCTCTCTTCCGACCCGTACGCCGGCTGCTTCGGCCGCAGGCACTGCCGGTCCGATTGAGTCGTCCGGTGGATTTGGGACCGCCGGGCCGGATCCTGCGGAACCTTCGCTCGTTATGGGTGTGTTGGGCGCACTTCCGTTCGTTGTTCGGAGGGGACAGGCCGGCCGTCGGCAGAGCCGTCGGTCCGGTTGATGCCCGGATCTGCCGTGTGGGAGCACGGGCAGGTCGAATGGGAGTGATAGAGAGGTGCTGGACTACTCGGTGCACGGTTCGGTGACCTTCCCGGGTTTCCGGGTCGTTGCTTCTGGTGTCAGACCGGCCCCTGGCGGGCAGGTCTGAGGCGGGTTGACGGTCGGTTACGGAGCGTGGTGTCGACTGTGCGGCACTGGCGAGCGTGGGCGCATGGGCGTCTGCAGAGCAGGGAGGAGATGTCGTGGGGGATCTGGTGATCGGTGCCCGCTCGGGTGCCCCGGAGCCCGAGGGCACGGGCGGTCGCGCGGTCCGGTCGGCCCAGGCCGCGCAGGCCGCCGATTCCGGTGCGGCGGGAGCGGCTGCCGCTTCGGACGGTAGTCCTGCCGGTACCCCGGACGACTCGGAGGGCACAGTGAGTGAAGTCCCCGAGCGGGACACGGTGGCTGGTGACGGATCTGGAGACGACAGACCCCGTCCCCAGAAGCAGCGTTCCTTCTGGAAGGAACTCCCGATCCTGGTCGGCATCGCGCTGATTCTGGCGCTGGTGATCAAGACGTTCTTCGTCCAGGCCTTCTCGATCCCGTCGGGCTCGATGGAGAACACCCTGAAGATCGGGGACCGCGTCCTGGTCGACAAGCTCACTCCCTGGTTCGGCGCCGAGCCCCAGCGGGGCGAGGTCGTGGTCTTCCACGACCCGGGTGGCTGGCTGAACGACGAGCCGACCCAGCAGAGCAACAGCGCTTTCGTCCGAGGCATTCAGAACGTCTTCAGCTTCATCGGCCTGATGCCCTCCTCCAACGAGAAGGACCTGATCAAGCGGGTCATCGCGGTGGGTGGAGACACCGTCGAGTGTCAGGGCAGCGGTCCGGTCAAGGTGAACGGGATCGCCCTCAACGAGCCGTACATCTTCCCGGGTAACACCCCGTGCGGGGAGAAGCCCTTTGGTCCGGTCAAGGTGCCCAACGGTCGGATCTGGGTGATGGGCGACCACCGTGGTGACTCCCTCGACTCGCGCTACCACCAGGACCAGCCCGGCGGTGGAACGGTGCCGGTCGGCAACGTGGTCGGTCGGGCCTTCGTGGTCGCGTGGCCGATCGGGGACTGGGCGACGCTTCCGGTGCCGGACACCTTCGACCAGAAGGGCCTCTCGGCGGCGGCTCCGATGACGCTGCCGGCGGCGGGCGCGGCTGTTGCCCTGCCGGCTGTGTGGTGGATCCGCAGGCGTCGAGACTGACCGGCCCGGCCGTGCCGAGCGGACCGACCGGATCGACTTGACTGAGTGCGCCGGCCCCCTCGGCCGTCGTGAGGGGCAGGGCGATCGACTGAGGATCTGTGGCCGACTCTTGCGCAGGCCGTGGTACCGGCGAGTAATGTGCTCGCAGGTACCGCGGCCTGTCGGCATTGGGGCCGCCGGTACCGCGCGTGGGTACCAGGTGTGCGCGGACCGGCCTAGTGCCGATGAGGAAGGTACGAGGGCCATGAGCAGTGTCACGGAGCGTCCGGCAGCGAAGCCGGCGCCGGCCCGCCGGCGACGTAGCGCAGCCTCGCTGCTGCAGGGCGTGGCCATCGCCGTCGGGTTCGCGCTGCTCGTCGGTGGCTTCGGGTTGATCGCGATGGACTACCGTCCCTACCGCGTGCCGACGACGTCCATGTCTCCCACCATCCAGCCGGACGACACCGTGCTGGCCCGGAAGATCGGCGGAGGATCGGTCGGCCGTGGCGACATCGTCGTCTTTACCGAGCAGAGCTGGGGCGGTGCGACGATGGTGAAGCGTGTCGTCGCAGTCGGCGGCGACACAGTGGCCTGCTGCGACTCGGCAGGGCACCTGACCGTGAACGGCGTCGGTGTGACCGAACCCTACGCAGATGTCCGAGGCGGCACTGGTGCCGCCTTCAGCATCACCGTGCCCGAGGGGCGCCTCTTCCTGCTCGGAGACTCGCGCTTCAATTCCCTGGACTCCCGCAGCCACCTGGATGTCGCCAGCGGGACAGTGGCTGCCTCGGACGTGGTCGCCAAGGTGGAGGCACGTGTCTGGCCGTCGTCCCGGGCCACGTTCCTCGGCCGCACTGCCGCCTTTGACGCCCTCAAGGGGCCGATTGCAACCCGACCGGGGCTGCTCGCACCCGCGGCGTACGGCGCCGTCGGTGGAGCTGCGCTGGTCCTGTTGGCGGGCGCGATGGGATCGGTTGCCTCGCTGGTGCGCCGCGTGAGCCGTCGACGGAGCTGAACCGGCGGGCCCGCTCGGCCCGGCCGTTCGCGAGGGGACAGTGGAGGTGACCGCCGTGGAGGTCCGGCGTCGGCGAGCCGTCCGCGTCCTCCTGCTCGACCGGGACGACCGCCTCCTACTGCTGCACGGTCTGGACCCGGCGGCCCCCGGTGTGTCCTGGTGGATCACGCCGGGCGGTGGCCTGGAGCCGGGCGAGAGCGAGCGCGAGGCGGCGCTGCGCGAACTCGCCGAGGAGGTCGGACTCGTCGGTGTGGACCTCGGACCATTGGTGGCGTACGACACTGTGTCGTTCTCCTTTCAGGGGCAGCTCTACCAGCAGGAACAGCACTTCCTGCTGGCAAGGACCGATCGGGTGGAGGCCGGATTGGAGACCAGAGCGGCCGCGGAGGAGCACGCCTCTCTGATCGAGGCACGCTGGTGGACTGCGGCCGAGCTGAGAGAGACCGGGGAGACCGTTTATCCGGCCCGGTTGCCGGAGCTTCTCGACCGCCTGGTCATGGATGGCCCGCCGGTCGTGCCGGTAGGGCTCTGATGGTGGTTGCAGTGGTCCACAATGGGGTGGACGTGACGAGTGAGGGGACGCCTGGATGAGTGCCGAAGACCTCGAGAAGTACGAGACCGAGATGGAGCTCAAGCTCTACCGGGAGTACCGGGACGTCGTCGGTCTCTTCAAGTACGTCATCGAGACCGAGCGACGCTTTTATCTCACGAACGACTACGACCTTCAGGTGCACTCCGTTCAGGGGGAAGTGTTCTTCGAGGTGTCGATGGCGGACGCTTGGGTGTGGGACATGTACCGGCCGGCGCGGTTCGTCCGGAAGGTCCGGGTCCTGACCTTCAAGGACGTCAATATCGAGGAGCTGGCCAAGAGCGACCTGGAGCTCCCCTCCGACGACAGTTCCTTCGGCAACTGATGCGATAGCCGACGGTTCAGGGCTCGGGACAACCCTCGGCATCGTGCCCGGAGCTGCCGAGCCGCTCCTTGCGCAGGGTTCGCCCTCCGCGTCGGTGCTCTGTCCGGATTCCGAGCATGGAATTTCCGAGCAGCCGTGTCCAGCATCGAGGGGCTTCACCACTCCTGCGAGGGACTCTGGTTATCCACAGGCCCGAGTTATCCACAGGTTCGTAAGGTCCCCTGGTCGGGATGCACGTCTCCTCGGCAACCTCCACATGACGGAGGTGAAGCCGTGCAGAATCCCAATGACGTCCGTGGCGCGAGCAGCGGCGACCGGAATACCAGTGGCAGGAACGGGCCGGACAAGTCGAACGGGTCGGAGAAGAACGCAGCCCCAACGGCGCTCTCACGGGCAGGAGCCCAGACCGGACCTCGACGGCGGAAGCCGTCGACTCCTGCCAACACGCGAAGCCCGAACACGACCGAGATGCCGCTGCCGCTGCCGCTGCCGCTGGCACTGCTGCCGTCGACCCAGATTGCCAGAGTCGGCCGGCTCGCCGAGGAACGGAGCCCGGCGAGGGTGGCCAGGCCGATCAGGTTGACCAGGCCGACAAGGTCTGCGAGGACAGTCGGGCCGACGAGGCTCGCCGAGGCGTTCGGGTTGGCACACATCAGCGGGCCGAATCGGCCGATGCGGCAGGTGCCAGTGATCCGGCCGGCCCGAACGGGCTCCTCTCTTCGGCGGCCTGCGCCGGAGGATCCGGCACGGCCGAGAGTGTGGCACCGCCTCGTGCGACCCGGTCCACTAGGGGAGGCGCGAGAGGCACCGCAGGAAGTGGCCGATCCCGCGCCAAACCGGCGACGCGCCAGGCGGTCGGTCCGACGGCTGCCGCGGGTGGTTCTGCGGCCGCCGGTCAGCGTTCGTCCGGTGCCGGCCAGAGGCCGGCGACCACCGGGCGCAGCCCCAACCTGGGGCTGGGACGGTACGGCGAGGAGGTGGCTGCCCGGCGCCTCGTCCACGACGGCCTGCGCATCCTGGAACGGAACTGGCGGTGCTCCGAGGGCGAGCTCGACATCGTTGCTCTCGACGGCGAGACACTCGCCGTCTGCGAGGTCAAGACCCGCTCGGAGCGTGCCTTCCAGCAACCCGCGGAGGGCATCGACAGGCCCAAGGCCGAGCGCCTCCGTCGGCTGGCCGAGCGCTGGCTCAACGAGCGCTGGCCGGTCCACTTCGAGCAGCTCGCCCAGAAGGTCGTCGGCGCGGTCCAGGCCACCGGGACGTCGGACGGGCCCGCGCCGCCGCCCCCGGAGGCGTTCGCATCGACCTCATCGCGGTGGTCAACCGTTTCCGTGGTGCGGCGCTGATCGAGCACGTGAGAGGGGCGGTGTGACATGCCGTTCGCTCGCACCTGCTCCGTTGCCCTCATCGGCGTTGACGGCGTGGTGGTCGAGGTCCAGGCGGACCTCGAACCCGGCGTCGCAGCTTTCGCCCTGGTGGGGCTCCCCGACAAAGCGCTGACCGAAGCCCGCGACCGGGTCCGGGCTGCGGTGGTCAACAGCGGGGAAAGCTGGCCGCAACGCAAGCTGACCGTTGGTCTGAGCCCCGCTTCCGTACCCAAGAGCGGCAGCGGGTTCGACCTCGCCGTCGCATGCGCCGTCCTGGCCGCAGCCGAGCGTCTGGACCCGGCGGTGATCGCCGGCCTGCTGATCATCGGAGAGCTCGGCCTCGACGGCACCGTCAGGCCCGTCCGCGGAGTGCTCCCGTCCGTCCTTGCCGCTGCCGATGCGGGCTACCGCCAGGTAGTGGTCGCAGAACAGACCGCCGCAGAGGCAGCCCTCGTACCCGGAGTCTCGGTGATGGGAGTGCGAAGCCTTCGACAGCTCATCGCTCGGCTCACGGACGCACCCGAGCCGGAGGAGGAGCCCGGGCCGGTGGCCGGGCACCCGGACCCTCTCCTGGCTGGGCTGCTCCTTCCCGGAGCCGGAGTCCGGACCTGCGCGCAGGGCTCGGCGGTCAGGCCCGATCTGGCCGATGTCGCCGGCCAGTACGAGGCCCGCCGCGCGCTGGAGATCGCGGCTGCAGGAGGGCACCACCTCTACCTCAAGGGGCCGCCCGGTGGTGGGACATACTGTCCGAGACACAGGAGGACAAGTGCCCAAACCCATACGTGCCGCTCTCTACCTGCGACTTTCGCGAGACGCTGAGGACAGCACGTCGATCGCGTCCCAGGAACAAGACTGCCGGGACTTCTGCCGCCTTCGAGGCTGGGAGGTGGTGCAGGTGGTCAGCGACGTTGACGTGTCCGGAGCCATCCGGCCGGAAGACCGGTCCGGTTTCCGAGAGATCCTCGACAACCTGTCTGAGGTGGATGTGGTCGTTGCTCGGTCGGTTGACCGCTTCTCTCGGGTTACCGCGCACTTTGCTGCGCTGGTCGA
The Kitasatospora paranensis genome window above contains:
- the rplS gene encoding 50S ribosomal protein L19: MSNKLAAVDAASLRTDVPSFRPGDTLKVHVRVIEGNRSRVQVFQGVVIRRHGAGIGETFTVRKVSFNVGVERTFPVHTPIVEKIEVVTRGAVRRAKLYYLRELRGKAAKIKEKRDK
- the lepB gene encoding signal peptidase I; the encoded protein is MTTHEPAADRVGRTAPKGADSPARSVVVPVGAAGGAGAALTDPAAAQTAEGVDGAGAAEGPGLVEGADGVGTVAVPPGDGAQGGSRGGWGRDLLLVGAVCLLVLLIANAFVARPFAVPSGSMENTLRPGDRLVVNELAYAFGGHVRRGDVVVFDGTGSFLPYAADPSAARKLLNRVGLSSAGDSVFVKRVVGIAGDRVTCCGTDGRIRVNGEPLDEAGYLAPGDSPSEVPFDVLVPAGRLWLMGDHRSDSSDSRDHLGQPGGGFVPESRVIGRAEWVVFPFGRWTSLTRPGAFAAIGGTGSHGDQG
- the lepB gene encoding signal peptidase I; translation: MGTRGKGRPVTAAPSSGTGAPDFSEAGEGAGAERAGRRLSGVTRGRAERRRTAQRAARRRRRSLFRELPLVVIVALVIALVLKTFFVQVFVIPSGSMEQTIQIGDRVLVDKLTPWFGNQPSRGEVVVFRDPGGWLENDRTVSNDGPVLHRVKQVFSSVGLLPSDNEHDLIKRVIGVGGDTVECCDAKGRLSVNGAPVDEAYLAPGNVPSRQAFKITVPAGRLWVMGDHRDLSADSRSHMANPGGGTIPVGNVVGRAVVIAWPLPRLGRLDVPGSLSSLPTRTPAASAAGTAGPIESSGGFGTAGPDPAEPSLVMGVLGALPFVVRRGQAGRRQSRRSG
- the lepB gene encoding signal peptidase I, encoding MGDLVIGARSGAPEPEGTGGRAVRSAQAAQAADSGAAGAAAASDGSPAGTPDDSEGTVSEVPERDTVAGDGSGDDRPRPQKQRSFWKELPILVGIALILALVIKTFFVQAFSIPSGSMENTLKIGDRVLVDKLTPWFGAEPQRGEVVVFHDPGGWLNDEPTQQSNSAFVRGIQNVFSFIGLMPSSNEKDLIKRVIAVGGDTVECQGSGPVKVNGIALNEPYIFPGNTPCGEKPFGPVKVPNGRIWVMGDHRGDSLDSRYHQDQPGGGTVPVGNVVGRAFVVAWPIGDWATLPVPDTFDQKGLSAAAPMTLPAAGAAVALPAVWWIRRRRD
- the lepB gene encoding signal peptidase I → MSSVTERPAAKPAPARRRRSAASLLQGVAIAVGFALLVGGFGLIAMDYRPYRVPTTSMSPTIQPDDTVLARKIGGGSVGRGDIVVFTEQSWGGATMVKRVVAVGGDTVACCDSAGHLTVNGVGVTEPYADVRGGTGAAFSITVPEGRLFLLGDSRFNSLDSRSHLDVASGTVAASDVVAKVEARVWPSSRATFLGRTAAFDALKGPIATRPGLLAPAAYGAVGGAALVLLAGAMGSVASLVRRVSRRRS
- a CDS encoding NUDIX hydrolase, which codes for MTAVEVRRRRAVRVLLLDRDDRLLLLHGLDPAAPGVSWWITPGGGLEPGESEREAALRELAEEVGLVGVDLGPLVAYDTVSFSFQGQLYQQEQHFLLARTDRVEAGLETRAAAEEHASLIEARWWTAAELRETGETVYPARLPELLDRLVMDGPPVVPVGL
- a CDS encoding DUF2469 domain-containing protein is translated as MSAEDLEKYETEMELKLYREYRDVVGLFKYVIETERRFYLTNDYDLQVHSVQGEVFFEVSMADAWVWDMYRPARFVRKVRVLTFKDVNIEELAKSDLELPSDDSSFGN
- a CDS encoding YraN family protein, whose amino-acid sequence is MAARRLVHDGLRILERNWRCSEGELDIVALDGETLAVCEVKTRSERAFQQPAEGIDRPKAERLRRLAERWLNERWPVHFEQLAQKVVGAVQATGTSDGPAPPPPEAFASTSSRWSTVSVVRR